A single region of the Plutella xylostella chromosome 7, ilPluXylo3.1, whole genome shotgun sequence genome encodes:
- the LOC105380005 gene encoding uncharacterized protein LOC105380005 — protein MPKPTPIEDLIIPPQDQKICGTICICQMTAVLSTVAIVYLTVAIYMPYTRAIASGIDPTPIMCSTTRAVNKDNCDWGSCGEWCLSKTSGACIQIYVNVRKNGSSLLLADCGSAANKTCYGIDQENAKKYHCIRDECKNLTGTFNCTEGKCINITDAFECAFRDTDPPLKCSGRRGKITCIDVHGLFSCERGTCRRIRTPYNCDRRCVDIPTRNKNVIVLSGDRVFLARCGKIVDQANATKEVWIDNGEDVVMLSCHFVQNGSAGVVAVDCINAALLPKIEISDLTNFTYLQYLYTVRATPNRDIAPSEVELTLKNDSRLMINLEGCVNTLADECKEFLKDYGRDGTDHNAKARFPCFYTEYSAETVVARFDLETTYRQFVVALVLPTVLIIVSCITLIFCQRTVEVGDDAKMRIKFCGAGSTEAQCHPTDPVSPL, from the coding sequence ATGCCTAAACCAACACCCATCGAAGACCTCATCATCCCGCCACAAGACCAAAAAATATGCGGGACCATCTGCATCTGTCAAATGACCGCTGTCCTCAGCACAGTCGCCATCGTCTACCTGACTGTCGCCATCTACATGCCCTACACTCGAGCCATCGCGTCAGGCATCGACCCGACCCCCATCATGTGTTCCACCACACGGGCCGTTAACAAAGACAACTGCGACTGGGGATCCTGCGGCGAGTGGTGCCTCAGCAAGACCTCAGGCGCCTGCATCCAAATCTACGTGAACGTACGCAAGAACGGTTCGTCCTTGCTTCTCGCTGATTGCGGCAGTGCTGCCAACAAAACATGTTACGGCATAGACCAGGAAAACGCTAAGAAATACCACTGCATCCGCGATGAGTGCAAAAATCTCACAGGCACTTTCAACTGTACAGAAGGGAAGTGTATAAACATAACAGATGCATTCGAGTGCGCTTTTCGAGATACGGATCCACCGTTAAAATGCTCGGGACGTCGAGGAAAAATAACATGTATAGACGTGCATGGATTGTTTTCCTGTGAAAGAGGAACATGTCGAAGAATCAGAACTCCTTACAACTGTGATCGTCGCTGTGTTGACATTCCGACCCGGAACAAGAATGTTATTGTGCTAAGCGGCGATCGAGTGTTTCTTGCTAGATGCGGAAAAATAGTGGATCAAGCCAACGCAACAAAGGAAGTATGGATCGACAATGGTGAAGATGTTGTTATGTTGTCGTGTCACTTCGTCCAAAACGGCTCCGCTGGTGTGGTGGCCGTCGATTGCATCAATGCTGCCTTGTtaccaaaaatagaaatatcAGATTTGACTAATTTCACATACTTGCAATACCTGTACACTGTCAGAGCGACACCCAACAGAGACATAGCACCATCTGAAGTGGAATTAACGCTGAAGAATGACAGCCGACTAATGATCAACCTTGAAGGATGCGTCAACACTCTAGCCGATGAATGCAAAGAGTTCCTAAAAGACTACGGTCGCGACGGTACAGATCACAACGCCAAAGCTCGCTTCCCTTGTTTCTACACGGAGTACAGTGCGGAGACAGTGGTCGCAAGATTTGACCTGGAGACTACGTATCGCCAGTTCGTAGTGGCGCTAGTCCTGCCAACGGTGTTGATCATCGTGTCATGTATAACGCTGATATTCTGTCAGAGGACAGTAGAAGTAGGTGACGACGCTAAGATGCGTATCAAGTTCTGCGGCGCTGGCTCGACCGAAGCGCAGTGCCATCCGACCGATCCTGTGTCTCCACTCTGA
- the LOC125488719 gene encoding uncharacterized protein LOC125488719 — translation MSMEDLILDVAKLATAGDDPNVPPLVTGVPENPADQIAPEGAGDNQREQVSTRRPARSGAARRRLRMWLAKGKSIEEAKALCLRPLAETESELEVEATPTQASKRTRSEEQTPPNPPRKQPRCDGTPEDRPTYSAAASSLKVGVRDERRALNIEDVALFNAAIERELYVTEFAPGTAPVFGGVSYADGLIIVTCLNQASRDWLCGCSSRLQPWVGAALKTVEGQALPRPVIATAFFKSFAEPKVLLDLLRKQNAGLDCSTWRVLGRRLEKNGQHLTFSLSKDSYEVLKAVNFRPNCGMAGAVFRARVPKGAAAVEQPTAQTTLPAAHCQARPDGPVEAESRGGSSAAVEPVAGPSGISTHRPGPSRAPPAGGAAPRGGKPARPGARKAPAPRGRAAGAAAGVRRPTQLPSLAKEHSSKKASRNPLNNPP, via the coding sequence ATGTCTATGgaagatttaattttagacGTAGCTAAGTTAGCTACTGCAGGGGACGACCCAAACGTCCCTCCTTTGGTCACTGGGGTACCGGAAAATCCCGCTGACCAAATCGCCCCTGAAGGGGCTGGTGACAACCAGAGAGAGCAGGTGTCTACCCGAAGACCGGCTCGCTCAGGTGCCGCCAGGAGAAGGCTCCGCATGTGGCTGGCAAAGGGCAAAAGCATCGAAGAGGCTAAAGCCCTCTGCCTAAGGCCGCTTGCGGAGACTGAGAGTGAGTTGGAGGTTGAAGCTACTCCCACCCAGGCCAGTAAAAGGACTAGGTCGGAGGAGCAAACGCCGCCAAATCCACCGCGGAAGCAACCTAGGTGTGATGGGACCCCGGAGGACCGCCCCACCTATAGTGCCGCCGCCAGCTCTCTCAAGGTGGGTGTGCGCGATGAGCGAAGGGCCCTCAATATTGAGGACGTAGCGCTCTTTAACGCTGCCATCGAGAGAGAGCTCTATGTGACCGAGTTTGCGCCAGGGACAGCGCCCGTCTTCGGGGGAGTGTCCTACGCAGACGGTCTCATTATCGTCACGTGTCTCAACCAGGCCAGTCGGGATTGGCTCTGCGGTTGTAGCAGCAGACTTCAGCCCTGGGTGGGGGCAGCCCTGAAGACAGTTGAAGGGCAAGCCCTACCCAGGCCCGTGATAGCGACGGCCTTCTTCAAGTCCTTTGCGGAACCGAAGGTCCTCCTCGATCTGCTGCGAAAGCAGAACGCCGGTCTCGACTGCAGCACATGGCGAGTGCTTGGTAGGAGGCTCGAGAAGAATGGTCAACATTTGACCTTCTCTCTCTCGAAAGACTCCTACGAAGTACTTAAGGCCGTGAATTTCCGTCCCAACTGTGGAATGGCTGGGGCTGTTTTCAGGGCCAGAGTCCCGAAGGGAGCAGCCGCCGTGGAGCAACCCACCGCGCAAACCACTCTCCCGGCGGCTCACTGCCAAGCTAGGCCTGATGGGCCGGTGGAAGCAGAGAGCCGAGGGGGGTCGAGCGCGGCGGTAGAGCCAGTTGCGGGGCCGAGTGGTATAAGTACTCACCGGCCGGGGCCGTCACGCGCGCCGCCGGCCGGGGGTGCTGCACCACGGGGCGGCAAGCCCGCGCGCCCGGGCGCCCGCAAGGCACCGGCGCCACGTGGGAGAGCTGCTGGAGCTGCAGCTGGAGTGAGGCGGCCCACGCAGCTGCCCTCTCTGGCAAAGGAGCACTCCAGTAAGAAAGCCTCCCGTAATCCCCTCAACAACCCACCTTAA
- the LOC105380485 gene encoding protein tipE — MSTLSRSRASLSPAASERSTLPMGASGEPESPDDLKPLEPTREELLAHFFERFKFYTSLCLGTSAILAVFAFLFLIPFVVEPAIQTILAEFVPEAGICSVSEHVHAETLTNCTWASCREGCTTAHTKCHKIRVSLARTPFTDRAKVPTEWDETDLKFLINPEGCGYPPRVNCSEFARDYAGPKAPKIFPCYYSLTRPDLVVARYSWDSTIRGLVLALVLPTTVFIFSLSVLAYWHCHCCDRACNRRVHAESFASKEE, encoded by the coding sequence ATGTCAACTTTAAGCAGATCGCGGGCCAGTCTGTCCCCAGCGGCGTCCGAGCGCTCCACTCTGCCCATGGGCGCTTCTGGGGAGCCAGAGAGCCCGGACGACCTAAAGCCGTTGGAACCGACGAGGGAAGAGCTCCTAGCACACTTCTTTGAAAGATTTAAGTTCTACACGTCGCTATGCCTCGGCACTTCAGCTATACTGGCTGTCTTTGCATTCCTCTTCTTGATACCGTTCGTCGTAGAACCAGCCATACAGACTATTCTGGCGGAATTTGTTCCAGAAGCCGGCATCTGTTCGGTGTCAGAGCATGTCCATGCGGAGACCCTGACCAACTGCACCTGGGCATCTTGCAGGGAGGGGTGTACTACCGCACACACTAAATGCCACAAAATCCGTGTTAGTCTAGCTAGAACACCCTTCACCGACCGCGCTAAGGTGCCAACGGAATGGGATGAGACTGATTTAAAATTTCTAATTAATCCCGAAGGTTGTGGTTACCCCCCACGGGTGAACTGTTCAGAGTTTGCCCGCGACTACGCTGGGCCTAAAGCTCCTAAAATATTTCCATGCTACTATAGTTTGACACGACCAGATTTGGTAGTGGCAAGGTATTCTTGGGATTCTACTATAAGGGGACTTGTATTGGCTCTGGTTCTACCGACTACTGTATTCATATTTAGTCTGAGTGTGCTAGCGTACTGGCACTGTCACTGCTGTGACCGGGCCTGTAACAGACGCGTGCACGCCGAATCCTTCGCTAGCAAGGAAGAGTAA
- the LOC125488794 gene encoding uncharacterized protein LOC125488794 has protein sequence MLKILQANLQHAKASSAVACKVLQEDGLDMALLQEPWIHGNTVLGLTAAGFCTDDLVAAHVMLPGCEGMKLIVSSAYLPGEHTDPSTALAPLVEYCEDQNAQLVIGADCNSHHTAWGSTDTNKRAMEKVINLHIRMGYLTQNPLHVKQHAYQKGKSTETALIELTDRIEKALEDKEIALCAFLDVEGAFDNTSTNVILKCMRDKNIDNTTLTWIESMLTNRTVKTTLLDKSIEVKITRGCPQGGVLSPLEWSIVVDTLLCELNEARFDTQGYADDLVITIVGKSASTISDLMQTALKMVERWCREYQLSVNASKTIIVPFTRRRILDGLRPPVLFGETVNFSKEAKYLGVILDQKLTWNQHLQYIAQKAKCAMGSCCRLVGKKWGLKPKLTLWLYEAVVRPMVTYGCVVWHRKTQQKTCQDLLSSLQRLACLMATGAIRSTPTAAMEAMLNLSPLHIHVQKEARSAMLRAAEGGRNRWHSAVFSSLHRELLSTHAMAMPSDAMETEYCFSRLFSVEIPEREKWNDDKALQTFRSGDIVWYTDGSKKEGLAGSGIYGERPRARKYASLGRFASVFQAEIYAIIGCAYENLDRAFTRRNIFILSDSQAALKALTSAEVNSKLIMECILILNKIGANNRVTLRWVPGHCGINGNEEADELARLGAESLPLGPEPIIGLPKCTSRREIKDWAQNQSLEAWNNVPGQHHARALIVGYSQKFTRRALELTRNQLRVLTRTLSGHCRLNSHLHKMGLSDTPTCRFCNEEDETPMHILCECEAIIHKRNRILGGYKLAPIDVRSLSPGKIIRFIKDLGLDSEI, from the exons ATGTTGAAAATCTTACAAGCCAACCTCCAACACGCGAAGGCATCTAGTGCCGTCGCGTGCAAGGTCCTCCAAGAGGATGGACTGGACATGGCTTTGTTACAAGAACCGTGGATCCATGGAAACACGGTACTGGGACTGACCGCTGCAG GATTCTGCACTGATGACCTAGTAGCGGCACACGTAATGCTACCCGGCTGTGAGGGCATGAAGCTCATTGTTAGCTCGGCCTACCTGCCCGGGGAGCACACAGATCCGTCGACGGCCCTCGCTCCACTGGTGGAGTATTGTGAGGACCAGAATGCCCAGCTTGTGATAGGGGCCGATTGCAATTCCCATCACACAGCCTGGGGCAGTACGGATACCAACAAGAGAG CTATGGAAAAGGTGATCAATCTTCATATTAGAATGGGCTACCTCACACAAAACCCACTACATGTGAAGCAGCACGCCTATCAGAAGGGCAAATCTACGGAAACTGCCCTAATTGAACTTACTGATAGGATTGAGAAAGCACTAGAGGACAAAGAAATTGCCCTCTGTGCTTTTCTAGATGTAGAGGGTGCTTTTGATAACACCTCGACGAATGTCATTCTCAAATGTATGAGGGACAAAAACATCGACAACACCACACTTACGTGGATAGAATCGATGTTAACCAACAGGACTGTTAAAACAACACTCCTGGACAAGAGCATTGAGGTTAAAATAACAAGAGGATGTCCCCAAGGCGGCGTACTATCGCCCCTGGAGTGGTCCATTGTTGTCGACACCCTGCTCTGTGAGCTCAATGAAGCTCGCTTCGACACTCAGGGCTACGCTGATGATCTCGTCATAACCATCGTAGGCAAAAGCGCCAGCACGATTTCAGATCTGATGCAAACAGCCCTTAAGATGGTAGAGCGCTGGTGCAGGGAGTATCAACTCTCTGTAAATGCCAGCAAAACCATAATTGTACCGTTCACCCGAAGAAGGATCCTAGATGGTCTGAGACCACCGGTTCTCTTTGGGGAAACGGTAAACTTCTCCAAAGAAGCCAAATATCTTGGTGTAATCCTAGATCAGAAGCTGACTTGGAATCAACATCTGCAGTACATAGCCCAGAAAGCTAAGTGCGCTATGGGATCGTGCTGTAGACTAGTTGGGAAAAAATGGGGCCTTAAGCCGAAGTTAACCCTTTGGCTATACGAAGCCGTAGTGAGACCTATGGTTACATACGGCTGCGTAGTATGGCACAGGAAAACCCAACAAAAAACCTGTCAAGATCTATTAAGTAGTCTTCAAAGGTTAGCGTGTCTGATGGCCACTGGAGCTATAAGGTCCACTCCGACAGCAGCGATGGAAGCCATGCTGAATCTTAGCCCTTTACACATACATGTGCAGAAAGAGGCTCGATCAGCTATGCTACGGGCTGCTGAAGGAGGCAGGAACCGATGGCACTCGGCTGTGTTCAGCTCGCTCCACCGAGAGCTTCTCAGTACCCATGCCATGGCGATGCCTTCCGACGCTATGGAAACGGAGTACTGTTTCTCAAGGCTCTTCTCAGTTGAGATACCAGAAAGGGAGAAGTGGAATGATGATAAGGCCCTTCAAACTTTCCGGTCGGGAGACATCGTGTGGTACACCGATGGATCCAAAAAGGAAGGCCTGGCAGGTTCAGGCATTTACGGAGAAAGGCCAAGAGCGCGCAAATATGCGAGCCTGGGAAGGTTTGCCTCCGTATTCCAAGCCGAGATATATGCCATCATTGGATGTGCATACGAAAACCTGGATAGAGCCTTCACTCGgaggaatatatttattctgtCAGACAGCCAAGCTGCTCTTAAAGCATTGACTTCTGCAGAAGTTAACTCCAAACTTATAATGGAGTGCATCCTCATCCTGAACAAAATTGGAGCTAACAATAGAGTGACCCTGCGATGGGTGCCCGGACATTGTGGCATCAATGGCAATGAGGAAGCAGATGAGCTCGCACGTCTGGGAGCAGAAAGCCTACCGTTGGGCCCCGAGCCCATCATCGGGCTACCAAAATGCACCAGTCGTCGCGAGATCAAGGACTGGGCACAGAACCAAAGCTTAGAGGCTTGGAATAATGTACCAGGGCAACATCATGCAAGAGCCCTAATCGTGGGCTATTCGCAGAAATTTACGCGTCGAGCTTTAGAGCTCACACGCAACCAGTTAAGGGTCTTGACAAGAACCTTATCAGGTCACTGTAGGTTGAACAGTCACTTACATAAAATGGGTCTGTCCGATACTCCAACTTGTAGATTTTGCAATGAAGAGGACGAAACGCCCATGCATATTCTCTGTGAATGTGAGGCCATCATTCACAAGAGAAACAGAATCTTGGGCGGCTACAAATTAGCCCCCATAGATGTCAGGTCTCTCTCTCCAGGTAAGAtcatcaggtttataaaagacctgggcctggaTAGTGAGATTTGA